Within the Gossypium raimondii isolate GPD5lz chromosome 12, ASM2569854v1, whole genome shotgun sequence genome, the region ATATGATTTCATAACAGAAttgtgcccgttgaaccatttagaatatactcggatacacgggtagtacacacgaagtgtactaAACTGTAATATGTCAATTCacgtacatgtatgctcatacgagctgtaaacgagaagctcatgcgagctgaataacgggaagctcatgcgagctgtggggtgtccgcaacacatgcaggacctaACCAAATCGATAaccctaataacatgtcattggtatcctacgaatttctaaggttcaaacgagactcGGTAATCGTCGGATATACGATCGGTATTTATACATGGCAATTATATAAATCACATACATatgatctaattaaaatatacaaatactcaatttaattacacgaacttatctCAACGAGTTTACGTAGATACGAAGGTGGCTAATCcaatatttttcctttgcctcgatctaactctgtaCTAAGTCTAACTGGATCTAATTGAGCAAAAATAAGCTTGCTAATATTTCAAGCTTCTATAgctagttttttattattattttattttggtggtagatgataatagtttattttattttatttattttaacttaaatcactaatttccaaaatcacccttaataattcattaaatttccAAATATACTATTCATACTTATCCTAAGcattttaatggtctatttacaatataaggacctccaatttaaaattctatagcgatttaatacttttagctattagaactcaacttttgcacttaatGTAACATAgttattttcatcaaattaggtATGCAagcggtaaaatttcttaacaaaattttaatatgatatttatatcatattgtagaccataaaataatattaaactaaattttctgaCTTTggacttgtggtcccgaaactactattctgattttactgaaaatgggttgttacatttaccctattattgtaattaaaaaaaattaaccatgaAAAAGTACATGTGAATTATGGCTTTAACTTATTTCCAAAAATGAAGCCATTAAAACATTGTTGGGTTTTCCCTTGTGGCCTCTAATTTGTAAGCAAATTCTTGGATCAGCTATTACGGAGGCCCAAACTTGATTGTGCAGCAAAGAGCATATAGTCCAAAATATTAGTCTAGCTTTTGGAGGTTCTCCAAGTATAAACAAATTTCGAGGTAAAATTGCATTCTAAGAAATGGGTATACTATATTTGATCATACTTGCTAtctcataaataaatatttgtttgtttggtCATAATCTCATGATAGAGATGGTTAAAAGGCATGAAACTTGTTTACACTTTTTGGTGTATTTCGCTGTATCTGGTGTTGGAGAACTTGGTTGTAGGGTGAGGTAGAATTAATGTTGATGATAATAGAATCTAGATGTGTTCGTATTGTCCTTTCACAGTTTCTTAGATTTCACAGTCTTGTCAACATTACAATTTTCCTATGCGCtgtaattttcatatttttagctTATAAATCTCCATTTTCAGCTTTCACATACGGTAAGGATGCTTAAGCTTTAAGTAATTAAGCTAAGTTGATAGGAATCTCTAcaatttgtctaaattatttcgaattcaaattaaatactactaaaattaatttcacaaaaattataagtatttttataattagtaaatttaaatatattttaaatatccaaaatatttatttatacttttaaaatctaaattcgAATATCCATATCCGCTTCATCAACCCAAATCAAGAATTATGCACTTCACAAAATAATAACCAAAAGCCGAAAGTCAAGAACCCCACCAGCGCAAGTCCCACTCCCACTACACCACTACTCTCCTCTCGCAAGAAAAAGTAGAGTTCTTTGGTTCATCTTTTCGCCAATTCTTTAACCTCAAactcttgtatttttattttcccttcaaTAATGGGTTGTCTTCATCTCTCTTCCACCTTCCTTTCTTTCTTGTTCTTGATTTCTCTCCTTTCAGGTAAACTATAAACGTATGAACCCCCATCAAAGACTCCATGTTTCCTTGCCAAcagcttttccttttccttgttAGTTTGTAATTTCTGCTGCTGACCCTTTCCTTGTTTTCAATTGCAGAAGTGAATCCAGCTTCTTTCAAGATCGTCAACAGATGCCGCCACACGATATGGCCTGGCTTTCTATCCGGCGCCAACACACCTCAGCTTCCTACTACTGGCTTCGTTCTTAACCCTGGCAAATCAAGAACCGTAACGATACCCAGGTCTTGGTCCGGTCGACTCTGGGGTCGAGCCCTTTGCGGCCAAGATTCCTCCGGTAAATTCGTTTGCCTTAGCGGCGACTGTGGCTCCGGTCAAATCGAATGTTCCGGGAGTGGCGCCAAGCCGCCAGCCACTCTCGCGGAATTCACTTTAAACGGTGACGGAGGATTGGATTTTTACGACGTGAGCTTAGTCGACGGATACAATTTGCCCATGTTGGTCGTGGCCAAGGGAGGAAAAGGCGGGAACTGTAGCGCCACGGGTTGCTTATTGGACCTCAACGGCGCGTGTCCTCCTCAGTTACGTGGTGATGGGGGCGTGGGGTGTAGGAGCGCGTGTGAAGCTTTCGGAGATCCCCAATACTGTTGCAGCGGTGCGTTCGGAACGCCTGACGTATGTCACCCTTCGGtattctctttgttcttcaaGCATGCTTGCCCACGCGCGTATAGTTACGCGTATGATGATGTTACGAGTACGTACACGTGTGCAGGAGCTGATTACGTCATCATATTTTGCCCACCTCCTTATTCCAGGTGAAGTTTACTAACGACCTCTCTTCCaatgttattattaatgtttgGGAAAGGAAATTTCCTGTCTTTGGTTATTTTAGGGTGCTTTTTGCCATTTCATCAGCATGATTTGGCAGCAAGCCGCGCTGGCATGTTCCTGAAAATTAGAGCAGGGGaattatgtaaattttggttgaaCTGTATGTGTGGGTTCATTGTGATTGAACATGCTTTAACTTGGGACAGTTGCAATCCTTCTAGTTATGAAATTGGATGTCTTAGAAATACTTGAATAGAAATTGTATGTCCTGCAATTTCAAGAGAAGCGTACACATTCTCTAGTTTCTTAGTAGTTAATAGAAATATCCATGAAACACTAGGTTTTCATTTGGAttttgtgaataattttcagcCAAAAAGTATTTGGCGCTCGGAAAGACGGAGCACTGCTACCGCTTGTGAATAAGAGTACGATATACCTATCACGCATACATGCGAATAGAGCTGCATTATCAGGTCTGCCCCAATCGCAATTTACTGCCAGTGCAGCCCCTTCTGCTTTGACTCTTTTACTCTT harbors:
- the LOC105762926 gene encoding thaumatin-like protein 1 isoform X1, whose protein sequence is MGCLHLSSTFLSFLFLISLLSEVNPASFKIVNRCRHTIWPGFLSGANTPQLPTTGFVLNPGKSRTVTIPRSWSGRLWGRALCGQDSSGKFVCLSGDCGSGQIECSGSGAKPPATLAEFTLNGDGGLDFYDVSLVDGYNLPMLVVAKGGKGGNCSATGCLLDLNGACPPQLRGDGGVGCRSACEAFGDPQYCCSGAFGTPDVCHPSVFSLFFKHACPRAYSYAYDDVTSTYTCAGADYVIIFCPPPYSRLLTAIGVSRLPQEVFCISPALKGFNFYCQYNTCKFSKALNFKYVQLECSNKLKAFVFHSIHTNHSHFQKMF
- the LOC105762926 gene encoding thaumatin-like protein 1 isoform X2, which encodes MGCLHLSSTFLSFLFLISLLSEVNPASFKIVNRCRHTIWPGFLSGANTPQLPTTGFVLNPGKSRTVTIPRSWSGRLWGRALCGQDSSGKFVCLSGDCGSGQIECSGSGAKPPATLAEFTLNGDGGLDFYDVSLVDGYNLPMLVVAKGGKGGNCSATGCLLDLNGACPPQLRGDGGVGCRSACEAFGDPQYCCSGAFGTPDVCHPSVFSLFFKHACPRAYSYAYDDVTSTYTCAGADYVIIFCPPPYSSQKVFGARKDGALLPLVNKSTIYLSRIHANRAALSGLPQSQFTASAAPSALTLLLFWQLILPL